From Psychroflexus torquis ATCC 700755, the proteins below share one genomic window:
- a CDS encoding SusD/RagB family nutrient-binding outer membrane lipoprotein, whose protein sequence is MKKYLITFIMVCLFTSCSDDEKYERLNQDPKNPTEASEEFLFTSATISLGDFMASPNVNINVFRFISQYLTATTYVDEPNYDLTNRNVPQSQWSEIYRDVLLDLDDAKDYINENSDLSQGEKDARLGQIEVLQVYAWQVLVDTFSDIPYTEALQAETITLPAYDDAGTIYVDLIQRLQNARTLLSSGQGFAGADVIFGGDMSKWNKFSNSLQLRLAMRISDSNSSLSKSAAEDAASNGVFTGNQDNAIIVYQSSPPNTNPLWEDLVQSGRSDYVAANTLVDIMNGLEDPRRMYYFDENLGAGVYEGGIYGSQNPYSSSTHVGESFLDPTHPGILMDFAEVSFHLATATSSDLNYAVFGDVLTHYENGVTASMNYAGIDDQVAIDDYLSRPDVSYDSANSNALIGTQFWIAMFDNPIEGWSVWRKYDEPTLNLPGSTGNPVPLRYTYPINEQNLNEVNYNEASQAIGGDSQQTRLFWDVN, encoded by the coding sequence ATGAAAAAATATTTAATAACTTTTATAATGGTTTGCCTCTTCACATCGTGCTCCGATGATGAAAAATATGAGAGGCTAAATCAAGACCCTAAAAACCCAACAGAAGCTTCAGAAGAATTTTTGTTTACATCTGCTACAATAAGTTTAGGGGACTTTATGGCTAGTCCAAATGTAAATATTAATGTATTTAGATTTATAAGTCAGTACCTTACGGCTACAACTTATGTCGATGAGCCAAATTATGATTTGACTAATCGTAACGTTCCACAATCTCAATGGTCTGAAATATATAGAGATGTATTGTTGGACTTAGATGATGCCAAAGATTATATCAATGAAAACAGCGATCTTTCTCAAGGAGAGAAAGATGCTCGCTTAGGTCAAATAGAAGTGTTACAAGTTTATGCTTGGCAAGTTCTAGTGGACACTTTTTCTGATATTCCTTATACAGAAGCTTTACAAGCTGAAACTATTACATTACCAGCTTATGACGATGCAGGAACCATTTATGTAGATCTTATACAAAGACTACAAAATGCAAGAACATTGTTAAGCTCAGGACAAGGCTTTGCTGGAGCAGATGTCATATTTGGTGGGGACATGAGTAAGTGGAATAAATTCAGTAACTCATTACAGTTAAGGTTGGCGATGAGAATTTCTGATAGTAATTCTAGTTTATCCAAGAGTGCTGCTGAGGATGCAGCAAGCAATGGTGTCTTTACTGGTAATCAAGATAATGCCATTATTGTCTATCAAAGTTCACCCCCTAATACAAATCCATTATGGGAGGACTTAGTACAAAGTGGTCGTTCTGACTATGTCGCAGCCAATACACTTGTTGATATAATGAACGGTTTGGAAGATCCAAGACGTATGTATTATTTTGATGAAAATCTTGGAGCTGGAGTTTATGAAGGCGGTATCTACGGCTCTCAAAATCCTTATTCTAGTTCAACTCATGTGGGAGAAAGCTTTTTAGACCCAACCCACCCAGGAATTTTAATGGATTTTGCAGAGGTTTCATTTCATTTAGCAACTGCAACTTCCTCAGATCTTAATTATGCTGTATTTGGAGATGTTTTAACTCACTATGAAAATGGTGTAACAGCTTCTATGAATTACGCAGGAATTGATGATCAAGTTGCAATAGATGACTATTTGAGTCGACCAGATGTTTCTTATGATTCTGCAAATTCTAATGCTTTGATAGGAACACAATTCTGGATAGCTATGTTTGATAACCCTATAGAAGGATGGTCTGTTTGGAGAAAATATGATGAACCAACTCTCAACCTTCCAGGGTCAACTGGAAATCCAGTACCATTAAGATATACTTACCCTATTAATGAACAAAACTTGAATGAAGTAAATTACAATGAAGCTTCTCAAGCAATAGGTGGTGATTCTCAACAAACTAGATTAT
- a CDS encoding SusC/RagA family TonB-linked outer membrane protein: MKQNVNWIFLFLFALISHVGFAQSQEVTGTVVDNSGLPLPGVNVIEDGTSNGTQTNFDGNFSIEVGQEAVLVFSYLGMKEQRVAVGSQSSFQVTLQNDTGQLDEVVVTALGIKREKKSLGYATQELDGDEVSDVATQNFTNALSGKVAGLQVKSSGTMGGSTNVVIRGNASLTGSNQALFVVDGTPIINQNSNTGGQRSGQGGFDYGNAASDINPDDIKSINVLRGAAASALYGERAANGVIIIETKRGSKNKGLGVSIRSSVMFSNADESTLPKYQQKYGAGYGPYYQSEDGYFNLSDINGDGVLDETTPFTEDASFGAAFDPDRMIYQWNSIYPGLDTYQQASPWVAADKTPNDIWETGYTMINSVALDGGTDKSTYRVGFTNLDQEGSLPNSSIKRNNIKFSGSHDLSDKLKVASNVNFIKTDGKGRYGTGYDDLNVMQSFRQWNQSNVDLYKQRDAYFETGRNITWNPNGPDNLTPIYTDNPYFTRYENFQTDTRNRYFGNVNLNYEINDVFSVLGRFTFDTYSELQEERKNVGSVGVSRYSRFDNRVAEYNYDLILNFNKDLNDDLNLDGNIGFNLRRNEQTFIRASTNGGLNAAGFYALSNSKDPLQPPLEYEADQMVDGLFARGSLGYKDTYYLEATVRRDRSSTLPKADNTYFYPSISTSVLLSNIIEKDWLSFAKLRANYAQVGSATDPYDVFNTYVISTPFNGQGIASLNSTLNNLELKSETSKSFEVGLEASFLDNRLNLDFTYYRTRTEDQITPVPVSNATGYTRKLLNAGEIENKGLEVLLSATPLELDAFSWNVSVNWSRNRNKVISLTDGIDNLQLASLQGGISINAAPGEPYGTIRGTDYVYDASGSKTVNSSGYYETTSSNNEIIGNIQPDWNAGITNTFTYKNFRFSFLIDIQEGGDIFSLDTWYGMATGVYDRTAGINDLGNEMRAPLTSGADSGGIILPGVNADGSQNQTRVPFDTYANPYGYARDANKGHVYDASYIKLRELNLTYSFGDKVLEKLPFTGASLSIIGRNLWIIDKNMPYSDPEAGLSSGNIQGYQSGAYPAMQQYGMNLKFNF, translated from the coding sequence ATGAAACAAAATGTAAATTGGATCTTCTTATTCCTTTTCGCTTTAATCTCACATGTAGGTTTTGCGCAAAGTCAAGAAGTGACAGGAACTGTTGTAGACAACAGTGGTTTACCCCTACCAGGCGTAAACGTAATAGAAGATGGAACAAGTAATGGTACTCAAACTAATTTTGATGGAAATTTCTCTATCGAAGTGGGACAAGAGGCTGTTCTTGTGTTTTCTTATTTAGGAATGAAGGAACAGAGGGTGGCTGTAGGTAGTCAATCTTCTTTTCAAGTAACATTACAGAATGATACTGGACAACTTGATGAAGTGGTTGTAACTGCTTTAGGCATCAAAAGAGAGAAAAAATCTTTGGGTTATGCAACTCAAGAACTCGATGGAGATGAAGTATCTGATGTAGCAACACAGAATTTTACGAATGCTCTATCTGGAAAAGTCGCTGGGCTTCAAGTAAAATCATCTGGAACTATGGGTGGTTCAACTAACGTTGTCATAAGAGGTAATGCCTCTTTAACGGGTAGCAACCAGGCTTTATTTGTTGTAGATGGGACACCTATCATTAACCAAAATTCAAACACTGGTGGACAGAGATCAGGACAAGGAGGTTTTGATTATGGTAATGCAGCATCTGATATCAATCCTGATGACATCAAATCTATTAATGTTTTACGTGGTGCAGCTGCATCAGCCTTATATGGAGAGCGTGCTGCGAATGGTGTCATAATTATTGAAACTAAAAGGGGATCGAAAAACAAAGGTCTTGGAGTAAGTATTAGATCTTCTGTTATGTTTTCAAATGCAGACGAAAGTACATTACCAAAGTATCAACAAAAATATGGTGCAGGTTATGGTCCATATTATCAATCTGAGGATGGCTATTTCAATTTGAGTGATATCAACGGCGATGGTGTTTTAGATGAAACAACTCCTTTCACAGAGGACGCCTCTTTTGGTGCAGCATTCGACCCAGATCGAATGATCTACCAGTGGAATTCTATATATCCAGGATTGGATACTTACCAGCAAGCATCTCCATGGGTAGCTGCAGATAAGACTCCAAATGACATATGGGAGACAGGGTACACTATGATTAATTCCGTGGCTTTAGATGGGGGAACTGACAAAAGTACTTACAGAGTCGGTTTTACTAACCTAGATCAAGAAGGTAGCCTTCCGAATAGTAGTATTAAGAGAAACAATATTAAATTTTCTGGATCTCATGATTTATCAGACAAACTCAAGGTAGCTTCTAATGTTAATTTCATTAAAACTGATGGTAAAGGTAGATATGGAACAGGTTATGATGATTTGAATGTCATGCAATCCTTTAGACAATGGAATCAATCTAATGTTGACCTTTATAAGCAACGTGATGCCTATTTTGAAACAGGAAGAAATATAACCTGGAATCCTAATGGACCTGATAACTTAACACCTATATATACTGATAACCCGTACTTTACAAGATACGAAAATTTTCAGACCGATACTCGTAATCGTTATTTTGGTAACGTTAATTTAAATTATGAAATCAATGATGTGTTTAGTGTATTAGGTCGTTTTACCTTCGATACTTATAGCGAGTTACAAGAAGAGCGTAAGAATGTAGGATCGGTTGGTGTCTCTAGATACTCGAGATTTGACAACAGAGTTGCTGAATATAATTACGATTTAATATTAAATTTCAATAAAGATTTAAATGATGATTTAAATCTTGACGGTAATATTGGTTTCAACCTTAGAAGAAACGAACAAACTTTTATTAGAGCATCTACCAACGGGGGTTTAAATGCTGCTGGTTTTTATGCTCTGAGCAACAGTAAAGACCCTCTACAACCACCACTTGAATACGAAGCGGACCAGATGGTTGATGGTTTATTTGCCAGAGGAAGTTTAGGTTATAAAGACACTTACTATTTGGAAGCCACTGTGAGGAGAGATCGTTCATCTACACTCCCAAAGGCAGATAATACATATTTTTATCCTTCAATCTCAACTAGTGTTTTACTTTCAAACATTATAGAGAAAGACTGGTTAAGTTTTGCAAAATTGAGAGCAAACTATGCTCAGGTAGGTAGTGCGACAGACCCTTATGATGTTTTCAACACCTATGTAATATCTACACCATTTAATGGTCAAGGTATAGCAAGTTTGAATAGTACACTGAATAATCTTGAATTGAAGTCTGAAACTTCAAAGTCTTTTGAAGTTGGTCTAGAAGCAAGCTTTTTAGATAATAGGCTGAATTTAGATTTTACGTATTATAGAACACGAACAGAAGACCAAATTACACCGGTTCCTGTGTCTAATGCTACTGGATACACAAGAAAATTACTTAATGCAGGTGAAATTGAAAACAAAGGTCTTGAGGTTTTACTTAGCGCAACACCTCTGGAACTGGATGCCTTTAGTTGGAATGTTAGTGTAAACTGGTCTAGAAATAGAAATAAAGTAATAAGTCTAACAGATGGTATAGACAACCTTCAATTGGCAAGCCTTCAAGGAGGTATCTCTATAAATGCTGCACCAGGTGAACCATATGGGACCATAAGAGGAACTGATTATGTATATGATGCTAGTGGTAGTAAAACTGTTAATAGCAGTGGTTATTACGAAACGACGTCATCAAATAATGAAATAATTGGAAACATACAGCCAGACTGGAATGCAGGTATTACTAACACTTTTACTTACAAGAATTTCAGATTTAGCTTTTTGATCGATATACAAGAAGGCGGAGATATCTTCTCTCTCGATACTTGGTATGGAATGGCTACTGGTGTTTATGATAGAACAGCTGGTATAAATGACTTAGGCAACGAGATGAGAGCCCCTTTAACAAGTGGAGCTGATAGTGGTGGTATAATTTTACCAGGCGTTAATGCTGATGGTTCTCAAAACCAAACAAGAGTTCCTTTCGACACTTATGCAAATCCTTACGGTTATGCTCGTGACGCTAATAAAGGGCATGTTTATGATGCATCGTACATTAAATTGAGAGAATTGAACTTAACGTATAGTTTTGGTGATAAAGTTTTAGAAAAATTACCATTCACTGGTGCTTCGCTTTCAATTATTGGTAGAAACTTATGGATAATTGATAAGAATATGCCATATTCAGATCCTGAAGCTGGATTAAGTTCTGGAAATATCCAAGGCTACCAATCTGGTGCTTACCCAGCTATGCAGCAGTATGGTATGAATCTTAAGTTTAATTTTTAA